From Nicotiana tabacum cultivar K326 chromosome 15, ASM71507v2, whole genome shotgun sequence, the proteins below share one genomic window:
- the LOC107806431 gene encoding uncharacterized protein LOC107806431: MSSAGLRLNAQNDYVVINNGVVEITWTNPGGIIRGIKYKGIDNLLELNNKDLNGGFWDLNWSESGSTKTRGKFDTIEGTDLQVIVENEKQIELSFTRMWNPAVQGEQAPLYIDRRFVVFRDVPGFYSYAIFEHTKDMPSFNLNTTRIAFMLNKEKFHYMAITDDRQRFMPSAEDRLAERGQALAYPEAVLLVDPIEPEFKGEVDDKYQYSLENKDNQVHGWICFDPPVGFWQITPSNEFRTGGPFKQDLTSHVNPTTLAIFLTSHYAGPDLLVKFEPGEEWKKVLGPVFTYFNSVSDKEMALTLWDDAKRQMNKEVQSWPYSFPASEEFPKCGQRGIVKGRLLVQDRYLSKGNLPGKDAYVGLAAPGDAGSWQRENKGYQFWTTTDEDGYFVIENIRAGSYSLYALVPGFIGDYKYEVVITITEGCNIELGELVYEPPRDGPTLWEIGIPDRSAAEFYIPDPNPKYVNKLYINQDKFRQYGLWERYAELYPDNDLVYTVGVNEYQKDWFFAQVNRKIGENAYQSTTWKIKFKIDNVNLAGAYTLRLALAAANHAELQVRINDPTADPPLFSSGEIGGDNAIARHAIHGIYWLFNVTIPGSLLLGGENIILLTQTKTANAFQGIMYDYIRLEGPSC; encoded by the exons ATGTCTTCTGCAGGACTGCGgttaaatgctcaaaatgactat GTGGTGATAAACAATGGAGTAGTGGAAATAACATGGACAAATCCAGGGGGAATTATCAGAGGGATAAAGTACAAGGGAATTGACAACTTGCTCGAACTAAACAATAAAGATTTGAATGGAGG GTTCTGGGACCTTAATTGGAGTGAGTCTGGTAGTACAAAAACAAGGGGAAAGTTTGACAC GATAGAAGGAACAGATTTGCAAGTTATAGTGGAAAATGAGAAGCAGATTGAGCTGTCATTCACAAGAATGTGGAATCCAGCAGTCCAGGGTGAACAAGCTCCTTTATATATTGATAGAAG GTTTGTAGTATTTCGTGATGTCCCAGGATTTTACTCATATGCCATCTTTGAGCACACGAAAGACATGCCTTCTTTCAACCTTAACACAACCAGAATCGCTTTCATGCTCAATAAAGAAAA GTTTCACTACATGGCCATAACAGATGATAGACAAAGATTTATGCCTAGTGCAGAAGACCGGCTTGCAGAGAGAGGCCAAGCGCTAGCCTATCCTGAAGCAGTTCTCCTTGTTGATCCTATAGAACCTGAATTCAAAGGAGAG GTGGATGACAAATATCAATATTCACTTGAAAACAAAGATAATCAAGTGCATGGATGGATATGTTTTGACCCTCCTGTGGGATTTTGGCAAATCACTCCTAGCAATGAATTTAGAACAGGAGGACCCTTCAAACAAGATTTAACCTCGCATGTGAACCCGACTACCCTTGCT ATATTTCTAACTTCCCACTATGCTGGTCCAGATCTTTTGGTAAAATTCGAGCCTGGTGAGGAGTGGAAGAAAGTCCTCGGGCCCGTGTTCACATATTTTAATTCTGTATCAGACAAAGAAATGGCTCTAACACTTTGGGATGATGCAAAAAGACAG ATGAACAAAGAAGTCCAGTCCTGGCCCTATAGTTTCCCAGCTTCTGAAGAATTTCCTAAGTGTGGTCAAAGGGGCATAGTTAAAGGTCGATTGTTAGTACAAGACAG ATACTTAAGCAAGGGAAATTTACCTGGAAAAGATGCATATGTAGGACTCGCAGCTCCAGGAGATGCTGGATCATGGCAAAGAGAGAATAAG GGTTACCAATTTTGGACTACAACAGATGAAGACGGCTACTTTGTCATTGAGAACATACGTGCAGGATCATATAGTCTTTATGCATTGGTACCTGGATTTATCGGGGATTACAAGTATGAAGTTGTAATAACTATAACAGAAG GTTGTAATATTGAGTTGGGTGAGCTTGTTTATGAGCCTCCAAGAGATGGTCCTACCTTGTGGGAGATCGGTATCCCTGATCGCTCTGCTGCAGAATTTTATATTCCCGATCCAAACCCAAAATATGTTAACAAACTTTACATAAATCAAGACAA ATTTAGACAGTATGGTTTGTGGGAGAGATATGCAGAGTTATATCCTGATAATGATTTAGTCTACACAGTTGGAGTTAATGAGTATCAAAAGGACTGGTTCTTTGCTCAGGTTAACAG GAAGATAGGCGAAAATGCATATCAAAGTACTACATGGAAAATCAAGTTCAAGATTGATAATGTAAATCTGGCTGGAGCATACACATTGCGTTTGGCGCTTGCAGCTGCCAATCATGCTGAACTGCAG gtCCGGATCAATGATCCAACAGCAGATCCTCCCCTATTTTCAAGTGGAGAAATCGGAGGAGACAATGCAATTGCAAGGCATGCTATTCATGGGATCTATTGGTTGTTCAATGTAACAATACCTGGTTCTCTACTTTTGGGAGGAGAAAACATCATATTATTGACACAAACAAAGACCGCCAACGCTTTCCAAGGGATTATGTATGACTATATTCGCTTGGAAGGTCCCTCGTGCTAG
- the LOC107806433 gene encoding transcription initiation factor IIA subunit 2, which produces MATFELYRRSTIGMCLTETLDEMVSNGILSPELAIQVLVQFDKSMTEALESQVKTKVTIKGHLHTYRFCDNVWTFILQDAVFKSEECQETVSCVKIVACDSKLLTQ; this is translated from the exons ATGGCGACATTCGAGCTGTACAGGAGGTCAACGATTGGGATGTGTTTGACTGAAACACTTGATGAGATGGTCTCCAACGGTATCCTTAGCCCAGAACTCGCCATTCAAGTTCTTGTTCAGTTTGACAAG TCAATGACTGAAGCTTTGGAGAGTCAAGTAAAGACCAAGGTTACTATTAAG GGACATCTTCATACCTACAGATTCTGTGACAATGTGTGGACATTTATCTTACAAGATGCTGTGTTCAAGAGCGAAGAATGCCAAGAGACTGTTAGCTGCGTTAAGATTGTGGCATGTGACTCAAAGCTGCTCACACAGTGA